The following are encoded together in the Scomber scombrus chromosome 7, fScoSco1.1, whole genome shotgun sequence genome:
- the si:ch1073-228j22.2 gene encoding SPRY domain-containing SOCS box protein 2: MGVSLSVWLYSRSADSPPSSPSAFCSRAVPASSRLMVILNSSPVSPGDSRSHWSSENRSPHLPLSACKHEVTRSPVERSSDGVRAEKGVKSGLHVWEVVWSPDHRGSHAVVGISRQNCPLQASGYKVLVGGDSQSWGWELKTNQLWHDGQSLKLYPGKRRCCTETIEDYGSLTSPHILTDTKGAKTPLPIPERVLLVLDADAGTLGFVVDSSFLGVAFKDLPRGVELFPAVSSVRGGATIRLRYLNGATRDPPALMALCGLSIRQVLGQQRQNQTDKLPLPPFLQRYLVSSE; this comes from the exons ATGGGTGTCTCGCTGTCTGTCTGGCTGTACAGCAGATCAGCTGACAgccctccttcctctccatcaGCGTTCTGTTCACGGGCTGTCCCGGCATCCTCTCGCCTCATGGTCATTCTGAACTCCTCCCCAGTTTCTCCTGGAGACAGTCGCTCACACTGGAGCTCAGAAAACCGCTCCCCTCATCTCCCGCTCTCTGCCTGCAAACATGAAGTGACACGTTCACCTGTCGAGCGGAGCAGCGATGGGGTGAGGGCGGAGAAGGGGGTGAAGAGTGGGCTTCACGTCTGGGAGGTGGTGTGGAGccctgatcacagaggaagtcACGCCGTCGTGGGTATTTCCAGGCAGAACTGTCCTCTGCAGGCCTCGGGGTACAAGGTGCTGGTGGGCGGAGACTCGCAGTCCTGGGGCTGGGAACTTAAAACCAATCAGCTTTGGCACGATGGACAGAGTCTGAAACTGTATCCTGGAAAGAGGAGGTGCTGCACTGAGACTATAGAAGATTATGGGTCTTTAACTTCACCACATATCCTGACAGACACAAAGGGGGCAAAGACACCTCTACCCATCCCTGAACGTGTCCTGCTGGTCCTGGACGCTGACGCAGGGACTCTGGGATTTGTTGTCGATAGCAGCTTCCTCGGCGTAGCTTTTAAAGACCTTCCCCGTGGGGTGGAGCTGTTCCCAGCGGTGAGCAGTGTGAGAGGAGGCGCCACCATACGACTACGATACCTGAACGGCGCCACGC GTGATCCTCCTGCCCTGATGGCTTTATGTGGACTCTCCATTCGTCAGGTTTTAGGGCAACAGAGGCAGAATCAGACTGACAAACTGCCTCTTCCACCTTTTCTCCAGCGATACCTGGTTTCTAGTGAATAA